From Neobacillus sp. PS2-9, the proteins below share one genomic window:
- a CDS encoding polysaccharide deacetylase family protein, whose translation MKKFLFLFLCFFVFGHEEIASAEKKVPILVYHSIAEYNGHGSKELYVTPGNFEKQMAFLRDHGYTLLTFERWQEVDYVPKPIFITFDDGYKNNLNAYTIFQKLKTQQFKPMGTIFVISDFIGRSNRLSNSDLKMMADSGLFSIQSHTVTHPDLTKVENVGYELKNSKEQVQKITGKPVIVLSYPYGNTNDKVISEVKKYYRFALTTTPEVFSPSGVKNELYLLPRIYVKYSTTLDEFINLVK comes from the coding sequence ATGAAAAAGTTTCTATTCCTATTCCTATGTTTTTTTGTGTTCGGACATGAGGAAATCGCGAGTGCAGAGAAAAAAGTGCCAATCTTAGTTTATCATTCTATTGCAGAATACAATGGTCATGGATCAAAGGAACTGTATGTAACCCCAGGAAATTTTGAGAAACAGATGGCGTTTTTAAGAGACCATGGATACACTCTCTTAACATTTGAACGGTGGCAAGAAGTCGACTATGTACCTAAACCCATTTTTATTACCTTTGACGATGGATACAAAAATAACTTAAATGCGTATACTATTTTTCAAAAATTAAAAACTCAGCAATTTAAACCGATGGGAACTATATTTGTTATCTCTGATTTTATCGGCAGGTCCAACCGTCTTTCAAACTCAGACTTGAAAATGATGGCAGATTCCGGATTGTTTTCAATTCAATCACATACAGTTACACACCCTGATTTAACGAAGGTGGAGAATGTAGGTTATGAATTAAAGAATTCTAAGGAGCAAGTCCAGAAAATAACAGGAAAACCGGTTATTGTCCTTTCTTATCCTTATGGAAATACCAATGACAAAGTAATTTCAGAGGTAAAGAAATATTATAGATTTGCTCTTACCACCACACCAGAAGTATTTTCTCCGTCAGGAGTTAAAAATGAGCTTTATTTATTACCAAGAATATATGTTAAGTATTCAACTACTCTTGACGAATTTATTAATTTAGTAAAGTAA
- a CDS encoding aminotransferase class V-fold PLP-dependent enzyme, translated as MITATIGSKTYTIPDNLEKYFQRFRSHVIGMDQEFDAPYGKKKIIYADWTASGRLYRPIEQKISEIFGPFMANTHTESNITSLMMTGIYKHSRKIIKEHVNGDQHDAVILDGFGMTSVINKLQRLLGIRVHEKWKHRLNLTEKERPIIFLTHMEHHSNQTSWLETLGDVVILCPDKDGEVDVQQLEQLLYKYKDRPLKIGSFTACSNVTGIQTPYHQLAKIMHQHGGVCFVDFAASAPYVTIDMHPKDPLEKLDAIFFSPHKFLGGPGTSGVLVFDTRLYFNHVPDHPGGGTVTWTNPWGNHQYYKDIELREDGGTPGILQAIRTALCINLKYQMGISNILKREKEQLDILLPQLAEIPGLHVLDGHITNRLGIVSFYMENIHYNLMVRLLNDRFGIQVRGGCSCAGTYGHYLFEIDQDSSNEITEKINLGDLSGKPGWVRFSLHPIMTNDEIIMFVKAVKEISININEWKKDYIYDSTSNDYFFVNYKREDMGNLFRFE; from the coding sequence ATGATCACCGCGACGATTGGAAGTAAAACCTACACAATACCGGATAACCTCGAAAAATATTTTCAAAGATTTCGTTCTCATGTCATTGGGATGGATCAGGAGTTTGATGCTCCTTACGGAAAAAAGAAAATTATCTATGCAGATTGGACGGCAAGTGGAAGACTTTATCGTCCCATTGAGCAGAAAATCTCGGAGATTTTTGGACCTTTTATGGCAAATACACATACTGAATCAAACATTACCAGTTTGATGATGACTGGAATCTATAAGCATTCTAGGAAAATCATAAAGGAACATGTAAATGGGGATCAGCATGATGCGGTTATCCTGGATGGATTTGGAATGACATCAGTAATCAATAAGTTGCAGCGTTTATTAGGTATTCGAGTACATGAGAAATGGAAGCATCGTTTGAACCTAACCGAAAAAGAGCGACCAATTATCTTTCTAACCCATATGGAACATCATTCAAATCAAACATCCTGGCTTGAAACTTTGGGCGACGTGGTTATATTATGTCCAGATAAAGACGGGGAAGTGGATGTGCAACAACTCGAACAACTGCTTTATAAGTATAAGGACAGACCACTGAAAATCGGTTCGTTTACAGCATGTTCCAATGTCACGGGGATTCAAACACCCTACCACCAATTAGCAAAAATCATGCATCAACATGGAGGTGTGTGTTTTGTTGATTTCGCTGCTTCTGCACCATATGTAACGATTGATATGCATCCCAAGGATCCATTAGAGAAACTCGATGCAATCTTTTTCTCTCCCCATAAATTCTTAGGGGGACCTGGAACAAGTGGGGTATTAGTTTTTGATACAAGATTATATTTCAATCATGTTCCAGATCACCCAGGAGGCGGGACGGTAACCTGGACGAATCCGTGGGGGAATCACCAGTATTATAAGGATATCGAACTCCGTGAGGACGGTGGAACCCCTGGAATATTACAGGCAATCCGAACGGCACTATGTATTAACTTGAAATATCAAATGGGGATATCCAATATACTCAAAAGAGAAAAAGAGCAGCTTGATATTTTATTGCCTCAATTGGCAGAAATCCCTGGACTACATGTTTTAGATGGACATATAACAAACCGTTTGGGGATTGTTTCATTTTACATGGAGAATATACATTACAATTTAATGGTTCGCCTACTGAATGATCGCTTTGGAATCCAAGTACGGGGCGGATGCTCTTGTGCAGGAACCTATGGTCATTATCTATTTGAAATTGATCAGGATTCTTCAAATGAGATTACTGAAAAAATAAATCTTGGAGATTTATCTGGTAAACCCGGTTGGGTGCGCTTTTCCTTACATCCAATTATGACAAATGATGAAATTATTATGTTTGTAAAAGCTGTGAAGGAAATTTCAATAAACATAAATGAATGGAAAAAGGACTATATTTATGACTCGACTAGCAATGATTACTTCTTTGTTAACTACAAGAGAGAAGACATGGGGAATCTTTTTCGATTTGAATGA
- a CDS encoding DUF2935 domain-containing protein → MTAISVWEEHLFWLEILQDHAIFVRDHLSVEEQKEISIAERFIQSFGIVLNNLRQLHSGVEISSEEQIALAKQAYSVAYEYYRFEGHMQNLRIQNQINLNLSPTYLNGTLNENQEYLRLLSYFVNGQIPEPLRLDQLLDLWLEDQLGHIILLRNVLDPIEIAIERQSEAFAQKFQMFILQNHHIKGYLRFTEQGFPRQKELALEVGRAVIEMNLFVRSSVEKYKGERILNKTTLRFIEHHFPETCYFIKKLADFAPVLHSEGSQCSLRKPSFI, encoded by the coding sequence ATGACTGCAATTAGTGTGTGGGAAGAACATTTATTTTGGTTGGAAATATTACAGGATCATGCGATTTTTGTTCGTGATCATTTGTCTGTTGAAGAACAAAAGGAAATATCAATTGCTGAAAGATTTATCCAATCTTTTGGGATAGTACTCAATAACCTTAGGCAGTTACATTCTGGGGTTGAAATTTCGTCTGAAGAACAAATTGCATTGGCAAAGCAAGCATATTCAGTAGCATATGAGTATTACCGGTTTGAAGGCCATATGCAAAATCTAAGAATCCAAAATCAAATTAACCTAAACTTGTCTCCAACGTATTTAAATGGGACATTGAATGAAAATCAAGAATATTTACGTTTATTGTCTTACTTCGTAAATGGTCAAATTCCAGAGCCGCTAAGGCTTGACCAGCTTTTAGATTTATGGCTGGAGGATCAGTTAGGGCATATCATTTTATTAAGGAATGTACTTGACCCTATAGAAATAGCGATAGAAAGACAATCGGAGGCATTCGCACAGAAGTTCCAAATGTTTATCTTGCAAAATCACCATATAAAAGGGTATTTACGATTTACCGAACAGGGTTTCCCACGACAAAAAGAACTTGCATTAGAGGTAGGAAGAGCTGTTATTGAAATGAATTTGTTTGTTAGGTCTTCCGTAGAAAAATATAAAGGCGAACGGATTTTAAATAAAACTACTTTACGGTTTATTGAACATCACTTTCCTGAAACTTGTTATTTCATAAAAAAACTGGCGGATTTTGCCCCAGTACTTCATTCAGAGGGTTCTCAGTGTTCGTTAAGAAAACCATCTTTTATCTAA